GAAAGTATCTGTAAAACATCACTGACCTTTAGACATTCTCAGCTGGACGGCGTGAAGTCCCCCAGAGACGGCTGGAGGAGACAGCGTGGTCTGGACCATCAGGCCGGCGCCGGTCACCGGCCGATGAGCGCCGCCGTGTTTCCTGAAGCGACACTCAACCAAGAACCTGGAGAGACGGCATGGAGTCGGGTCCTCTCACCTTTGAGGATTCTAACAGTCTTTTATTCTCTAAAGCACGTTCAGATTCTTTACAGCATTTGTTCTCCAGAACGTCCACCAAACCGCGGTTCTGTTGCACTGACCTGAGCGGGTCGCTTCTGGTAACAACACCATAGTTTAAGGTCAGAGGACGGACTGCAGTGTGAACTTCAATGAGGTAGATCTTCATGTCGCCCACGTCCTGTTCAAAGAATCCACTTAAGTCTGGAGTTCACGGAGGAGTCGGGATAAAGGAAAACCGGAGCGACACTCCGACAGCCGAGGAGTCTGTGCGGACGTGACTGGAGGTCCGACACAGATCCACGTCAGGGGAAGACGTGTTCTGTCCACAGTGACCATGTGGGTTGGAGACCGGCTCCTCCAGTCATTCATACAGGAAAACATCAGTGGAGAAATCGGACGTTTCATCACAAATCTCCTCCTGATCCCACTGGATCcctcacagggctgctggagcctgtccttaCGGTCACACACTGGCTCCCAGAAACCATCAAGAATCACCAACGGACTGAACCCACATGGACCAGTAGAACACGCTAGCATGGGAAGAGCCGcgctgggattcgaaccaggaCCGTCTCGctgtgctaaccactacacccccaccccctctgAACTCAAACTTACGTAGGAATGTGCTCCACAGTCTGTGAACTTGACCTTAAAGACGGCCACGCCGTCGTTGACGATGGTCGGCTTGCAGAGCGGCTTTCCGGGGAAAAACAGGTTCCTGGGCTCCACCGGAAGCGCGGCGCCGTGCTGCCGGATGGCGAACACAAAATGCTGGTCTGCAGTGCACTCTGGGGAGGGAAAGGCCGTTAGCATCAGCAGGTCATCGTGTCCGGGGCACCGACGTCTTACCGTCCAGAGGGTAGTAGCAGGACGGTTTGGACCCGCCCACACAACAGCCCCGCCCCCGACACACGGAGGCCGACGTTCCAGGCGGACCGCACGGGATCCTTTCCTGAACGTCCACGGCACAGTCTGCAGACGGAGAACCGGGCTCAGACGGGAGGATATGGAGTCTAATCAGGGCCGTagatatttgaaacccaaatggaaaaaaatgtttgtgtttagtcAAAACGaaagaaatgtccaaaacttttggctgttctaaaataaacttcattattttcagctttaaatgttctgttttttaagtttcaattttttaatcactttgaatttttttttttcatttccgaatctgaaaatttcagtttcaaaacttttggccccgttgggGCGCgatggggcggggctaacatgaaggaccaatccaAATGGTTCATCAGGGACTTCAGTCCCgctgcgttcactgactctaaGAACTGTGAGAATTACGCTCGTCTGTCGAGTCTGTACGTCACAGTCTGAAGGTGTCCACAGACGGGTGGAAAAAGCTGAAACCGCTAGTctgttcaaagcgccatcttgtgTTAAATACCGGCGTGGAAAACGTCTTTATACCTGGACACGGTCCCCGGTGTGAACCCTACAGAAGAGTAATTGAAGACAGGTTACCAGTGGCGCGGCGATAATGACAGTAATTATTTTTCCAGGACTAAtccgggttcaaatcccaatgttacactttattttgcttaacacatttttttagtgatGTGAACTATTTTTTTGAGATAACTTTAACAAAGTTCTGCACATTACCGAAATGtaactgtgttaaaaaaaaacttccaacaGTTGGATTTGAAGCTGAagataatcattttaaaatggcaaaaagttttgaacattttaagtttttttggccaaacactaatatttattttcaaaatgtttgatttgaatttcaaatatttatggccttGATTTGGCTCCATAGGAGGAGAGCCGCCTGAACTCACGGAGCGGAGCGACCGGGGTCACCAGAGCGGCCGGGGTCACCGGGGTCACCGGAGCGGCCGGGGTCGCCGGAGCGGCCGGGGTCGCCGGGGTCGCCGGGGTCACCGGAGCGGCCGGGGGCGCCGGGGTCGCCGGGGTCACCGGCGCAGCGCTCAGGAGACTCCTCTGGGGGGCAGCACTGCTCCgctgagggctccctctggatTTGGCGTTTGATGCTCTGAACGGCATCGCCGGCGCCGTGCTCTGATGAAAGCATTTGGGGGGTTTGGCTGGCGGACTCCGACTCCCCTTCCTGCAGTCGGGATCTTTGGTGGACAAACGAGGAAACTGTCCCGATAAAAACTTGGAACTTTCAACACAAAGTGCATCGAAAGCTTCGGCTGGACTCGACGTGTCGATGAACAGATGCAGAACATAAACCTGGAACCAGCAGACAGGTGAGAGCTGCAGGTAACCAACAGCTGACAGGAAACAACCTCTCAGTAACGCACGTCTTCGTCTTCTTTGACCTGACACCCACTGAACGGTACCGTCAAGGTGTTCTGCAGGTGGTCGACGCGGTAACCGCAGGGCGCCGGCGCCTGCTGGGCAGACGTGTTAGTGGAACCTGAAAAACAAACGGAGGTTCAGAGAAATGAGGAGAAACCAGCAGACCAGAGACGGGTCCATACCCAGGACTTGAACCTCGGTCAGCAGGCCGGGGGGGAAGGTGATCCTGAATCCTTCTGTGGTGCACGCCACCACCAGCCCGTCCAGACCCGCCGTCGTGCAGCCCGTCCAGGACCGGGGACGGGTGTCCACAAACAGGACGGCGTACTCGCCGTCTATGGAGTCCAGACGCTCAGAAACGGCGCCGCCCTGCTGGACACCAAAAGGACCCGAGGACTCTGAGGTTTCTCCTTTAGCCTCTTCAGTCTCATCGTCATAGCTGTCGTAgtcagcatcatcatcatcatcagcatcatcatcatcatggtCGTCTGGAGGAAGAAAACATCTCactgcagaaatgtttctgcttcTAGAGGACGGATCTTCACGTCTCCACCTTCAGCTTCCAGGAGGACGTCGTCCTCAAGGACTGCAGCGCCTTCAACGCCACGGAAAATCTCGCCTTTGTCATCAAAAAAGGTGATGTTTGAATCTGGAGGAAAAACTCTGTCAGAACTTGAGATTAAAAGGAGTTAAAAAGACTCCAAACTGGAATACCTTCAGCTTCCTGAAGTCCATCTTCACTGACGGCAAAACCTTGATCTTCCTCTGAGAACTCGTCTGTGTAGTCATCATAGTCTAGatcatcatcctcatctgaGGAGAGGGAGATGTCAGAGAGGCTGAAGGTTTAGTGAAGGAGCAGAAACTTCTTCTGCAGCTGAAActgctgaaaatcctgaagctgatagtcggctaaaacattagctaaatcccaagttagccttaaaaaacaaactttcaaacTAACCTTTTTACATAACTATGAATGATATAAAgtcatgaatattattccagaataaatcaacttaaaccttaaataactttctatattttactctctataattatatttgtcaaaatgatacaagttagaaatgagatcAGGATAACATGGGGTCATTAGTCTGATCTCCAAACGTTTTTACATCAGGTCATCATTACAGTACTGATCTTATAGCATTCTGACGTGTTCCGTTTAACGGGATTTAGATCAAAGGGATTAAAACCAAGATCTGGATTAAACCCTGAATAGACTCTCCCTAAAATAAGAAACAGTTGAACTAACCTAATATAACACGGGCAGCTGTGGATCAACGTGGttacggttctgatccagattccagctcagaccacgAAAACAAAGAATCCGTCCGGTTCTGTTTGGATCtcgtggatctgtttgtctgcatcaAAATGGCGCGGAGCATGGAgactgtggccccgcccagtgaactttctaaagttttaaaagtgttttttttctctgcttctaaTTCTCAAAGATACGTtttaaaaatcctcagaaatgttctttttatcttAACTTTCTGCCCCTGTGCCCTCATCCTCACAtcaacacgttaaaaacactaaaacatgattttcatctgtAATCAAATCCATCCGTCACGTGCGCAGACTCACGCGGGAGATCCACTGATCCTCGCGGGGTTTTCGTTTGTTAAAGACTTTAAATCATTCTTACAATTTAAATACCTGCGGTCCGGTTGAACGGTTCGCTTCTTCCTTTCTGGAGCTGCTCGAACCCCCGAACCGGAACCGGAACCAGCAGCAGGAGCGTCCCGCTCACGAGCGCCAGCAGCCGAACTTCCCGCCTCGCCATCAGCCTCCGGACGGCGGGAAGCTGCGGCGGCTCTTCGGGCTGGTGGGCGGGGCCTCCTCCACGGTGATTGGTGGACGCTAATTAGACACCTGGAGGTCGTGGGTGGAGCAAACCCACCTGTAGAAGGTGTGGCGGGAACGGATGAAACCAAAGAAGCTTCGTTTGTTTGATTAAAGTTCATTTGAACGTTCAATAATAAATGTATCTGCAGCAGAATCTATTCGTGTCattggattttcaaattaaaaaaatgtttttggttttaatttgaaaaactccGATTGTGTTGAGTTTGTGTTGAAGCACAAAGACGACGTGAACAGACAGGTTGATGAGGACAGACTTTATTCTTCCACACATCAGCTGATCAGGAACAGAACTCTACAGTCAGACGTAAACAGTTTGTCCTCCATCCTGCTGGACTCACTTGTAGGCGTTGGCTTTATGTTTGGGTAAGAACTTGAAGTTGTTGGGGACGGGCCCCAGCAGCATCTCACTGTAAGACAACAAGCAGACGTTAGTCTCCACCTCAGtgacctccagctgctgctgtcgCCGTGACGACCTGATCTGGACCCAGTCCCCCACGTTCTGACTGGCCATCAGCGTCTCCAGGTGGTTCCTGCCCAGGTAGTACGGCGGCCTCTCGTTGATCCTCTGAGGGACGCGCTCCAGCAGCCCCACGGGGATGTACCtgcatcagaaccagaacatccaGATCCACCCTCAGCCCAGACCCACCTGTCCACAGGTGCAGCGGCTCACCTGCACATGAAGGACAGCCACTCCAGCAGGAAGGAGCGCGTCTTCTCCACGCCACGAGTGTCGGAGCCCCAGTGCTCCAGGCCGAAGTTGGTGAAGTCCTTCAGGACGTCCAGGCGCTCGCCGGACGAGATGTCCCAGTGTCTGCTCTCCTTGATCTCCGTGAAGATCCAGGGCTTGATGAGGGCGCCGCTGCACACACAGAACCGTcagggggtgccggagcccggTTCTGAGGGTCCGGTCGTCTCTGATACCCACCGTGCGATCATGATGCCGGACACCCCCGTCTGCTTGGCCTTCACCGCGTCCTCGTAGGACAGGATGTCTCCGTTACCTGGAGCGGAAAGCCTCACATGAAGCTGCTGACGTCACCGGAGTGAGGCTGCTGGGAACGTACCGAACAGAGGGACGGGCCGGGCCAGCTCCGCACAGGAACCGATGTAGTCCCAGTCCGCCAGCTTGGTGTAGCGCTGCTCCCTGGAGCGGCCGTGCAGCTGCAGCCAGAGCAGAGTTAGACCGGTGCAGGAGTCTAGAACATTCTAGAGGCTTTTATCTGGTGTGTCTTCTTCAGACGGCTTGGAccttttctctccatatttctGACATTTGGAACTTGGCTATAAACTTCCCCACCAAAGGTGTCGACTAAACCAATTCTCACCCTGGTGACcagattgttttgtttgatcATTTCATACAAGACTGAACacaaaatgttgagttttatttatatgtagGTCATAGAATGTGACGGATTGTCTTTTCATGTATGAAGTAGATTCCGCCCCTCAGCCTAAGCCCCTCCCCTCTTCCTTTCCAGCACCCTTTCAGCCAACAGGAGCTCGTGCACGGTTTCAGGCCGTTCCAAACACGTCATATAGCAGACGGTAGAAAACCATTACCCCCCCCCTCTTTGAAGTGCTGCCCCGGCGGCTGCTGGAACTTCCTGTACCTAAAACTCCTCCTACCTTCAGTTTCTGCCCCTCCCCCAAGCCGCTAAGACAGAAGCTGCAGGTACTGACGGTGGATCCGGTCGACCCGATCCCTCGTGACGGCGTTAGCACGAGGAGCTCTGTGTCCCTGATGAAAACATAAGCTGGTGCTCGTCGAGTATTTCCACTGGTATCCTGGAGGTATACTCTCATGAGTGTTCTGCGGATCACGTCGACTACACCACGGCTCTGAAGGATTCTGACAGGATACAGACGGCGTCCGGTTCTGGTTCCGCTACAGGACCTGAAGGTCAAAGCCTGAGCAGCAGCTCGTCTGTTTGTCTAGCTTTAGACGTTACGTGGTTCTAATGAGAGGTTCGTCTTTGTTCTGGTTCTAGAACCCGACAGAAAGGTCTCTGCTCTGTGGAGTAAACTGACGGTAAACTCCCTGCAGACAAACCCGGTTCGGTTCTGGAGTTCACGCAGGAAGTCCACCTACAGTGATGAGCGACACCCCCCAGCTCTTCATCTCGGGGATGAGCTTGTGGGCCAGGTTGGACTTCTCCTGGACGCCGGTCCGGATCTTCACGGTCAGCGGGACGTCCAGAACCTTCAGGAGGAGATCGGTTCTGCTTCAGAGTCCGGTTTCAAGATGGTTCGGGTTCGATTACTACCACTCACGTGGTTCATGCCTCTGATGATCTGTTCCAGCTTCCTGGTCCGCGTCATGAGGCCACACCCCCCGCCCTGAAGGGGGAGGGAACAAAGCAGACGTCTTCAGTCAGAACCGCCCCGAATCCTCTGACGGGACATCTGGACTCACCTTCTTGTAGATGAGGTCGATGGGGCATCCGGAGTTGATGTCCACGAAGTCCACCTCTGCGTTCTGGTTGATGAGTTCTGCACACTTGGTCATGGTGTCGGGGAAGCAGCCCTCCACCTGGAGACAGGACGACGGGtcagaccggaccggaccgcacCGGGACGCCGCGCCACACGCACCGGGATCCCGGGCCGCACGCACCTGGACTCCGAACAGGTCCTCGCTCTCGTGCCTCTTCAGGAGCGCCCACTCCGACTGCTGACCCTGCAGCAGGTTGGTGCACACCGCCATCTCGCCGCAGGTGATGTCGGCGCCGAAGCGCTTACAGACGCGGCGGAACGGCAGGTTCCCGCACTGCGGAGCGGAGCCATTACACCACAGACACAGACCCCCCACTTTAAACCGCGTCACTTACTGTGGTGAGGGGGGCGAGGTAGAGCTTATCCCGGAAGTCCACCTTAAATAGAAGGAAGACTCGTCTGATTGGAGCTTCACGCTTGGAACATTTGACTCGTTTCCTTAGATGGAAACTTAGGAACTTAAGAACGTTTGGATTCTTGATCTGCTGGAAAACCTTCAGTTTCATGTCAACTGCTTCAACAACAGGTGTGTCTAAAGGTAGAAAGGTGAGTTTAGCAGAGAGTCTGTGAGCTAAACTAAATCCTCCAGCGCTCCTTAAATGACAAAAGTCTCTCGTCTAAATGTCATCGTTCTCGATGAAGATTCGACCAAAACCAGTTTGATGGTTGCACCTGTGGAAACACCAAAACCTTCAGTACCTTCTTCTTCTcacaggggcggagcttgaTGACATCAGCATCTGTTACCGGGCCAACGGTCTTCACCAGCGGCCGCTCGTCCGGACCGGACTGAAACGAAACACGTTCAGACGCCGTTTCTGTGAGAGCGGACGCCTACCAGTGTCGGGGTTCGAACCTGAGACTCCTCAGAGGCTGGACGTTTCCCTCCTGCGTCGTCAGGCTCTTTAGTGGcacaaacatctgtttgagTCAAAGACATTTTCTTACTTTGGAATAAAAACTGACTCAAAGTGGAAATGATGCTTTCTCACGTTTTCTggaagaaactttaaaaacaacaaatcaacaCGTCAATGAGGTGAGGGAGGGGCAAGGAGGTCATGTGATCACCACCATCGTTAAGGTGAGGGAGGGGCAAGGAGGTCATGTGATCATGACCATCGTTAAGGTGAGGGAGGGGCAAGAAGGTCACGTGATCACCACCATCGTTAAGGTGAGGGAGGGGCAAGGAGGTCATGTGATCACGACCATCGTTAAGGTGAGGGAGGGGGAAGGAGGTCACGTGATCACGACCATCGTTAATGTGAGGGAGGGGCAAGAAGGTCACGTGATCACCACCATCGTTAAGGTGAGGGAGGGACAATCTAGACAGCCTTCAACGCGTCTACAGACAGCCGTGATGGTGCAGCGGCCGACCGGTTCCCCTACAGGAAAGCGGGTCAGAATGAGGCTCTACTGACAGTTGCAGGACatcttgacctttgacctggaaGCAGTTAAAAACAACCATGCTGGTCATCCtctgactgtatctgagaactggactgagtgactcctcccccagacgttctgttttttaaacatttgatgaTCCTCCGTTTTCAAATATTCCTTCTGTAGTTTAACTAACAAACTGGCTCAAtaaaagtgggcggagcctactgaacgtttgacagattccaTGCTTTCAAGTTTAGGGGTGTGGCCAAACAAGCTTTACGTGATTGCATTGTGGGAGTTTTCCTGCATTCTTCCTCACCTTTTCCACACGTTTGGTCTTTGTTCTTTGACagagtttttaaatattcctCAGACTTTCTGAAGACGAccttcctcttcctcagagAGTTCTGCAGCTCTTTACTTAAAGAGTTCTTCACGGCGGTCCTGCCCTCGTTGGCCTTCACCAGCTCGGCCTTCTCCAGGGTTTGGTAGTGAGGCGTGGTGTGTGCTTTAGCAAAGCGGCAGCTCAGGCCGTATCCACACTTTCCAAACGTGTCGTAGAGGTAGCAGCGCTCCCCGATGTCCGCCGGTTTGGACCTCATGTACTCGGCCACGTCGTGGAGGAAGTAGCACTTCTCTCCAAAGGAGCAGTCTTTGTTCTGCAGGGAGAAACCACGGCGTCTGAAACGTCACGGCGTCTGAAACGTCACGGAGTCAGAAACGTAACGGAGTCCGAAACGTCACGGAGTCCGAAACGTCACGGCGTCCGAAACGTCACAGAGTCCGAAACTTCACGGCGTCTGAAACGTAACGGAGTCTGAAACTTCACGGCGTCCGAAACGTCACAGAGTCCGAAACGTCACGGAGTCCGAAACGTCACGGCGTCAGAAACGTCACGGAGTCAGAAACGTCACGGAGTCTGAAACGTCACGGAGTCAGAAACGTCACGGAGTCTGAAACGTCACGGCGTCTGAAACGTCACGGAGTCAGAAACGTCACGGAGTCAGAAACGTCACGCCGTCTGAATCGGGACGCCGTCCGAATCGTGACGCCGTCCGAATCGTGACGCCGTCCGAATCGTGACGCCGTCCGAATCGTGACGCCGTCCGAATCGTGACGCCGTCCGAATCATACCGGCATCTGGGAAATCACGCCGTCTGAATCTCAGGTCCAGAAACTAAAGCTTCTAACCTGCAGGACCGACAGGCACAGCCGCCTCTCCTCGTACGTGGTCGGCTTGGTGTGCGGTCTGGACTTGTTCTGACCCCGAAGACGTTTACTTTCTGCTGGCGCCGTGGTCTTCTCATCCTGAGGgtcatgtttgggttttttgggTTCTGGTTCCGGGACCTCATGGAGTTGTTCGTTGTCACTGGAGTTGTCGCGGTGGTCTTTCTGCAGCTCCGAGTCTATGAAGTGGTGAAACTTCTCTTTGGTTGTGAGGAACCTGCAGAGACATGAAGGGTGACGAGTCATCCTCGTTAACGCGTTATCCTCGTTAACGAGGCGTGACCCGAAACTCCGGTCAATCCTGGATCCTCACTCAGGTTTGATGGCGGCTTCGCCTTTGGAAACGGCGTTCGTCTCGTTCGCTCTGGTCTCCAGCTCCACAGCCTCCATCAGTCCTGAGGTTTGTTCTTCTGAAATCCAAACCTTTTCAGACAGATTGTATCTTTAATTATAATCCCGTTTTCATCCTGAAACTCACATTTACAATCAAACATTTCCCTGTTCCCTGCAGATCTTAGACACTACGTTCAGAAATGGTTTGATGCATGAAACTTAAagagtctttaaataaaaacgaaaGTGAAGATTGTTGTTTGGTTAATGAGTC
The genomic region above belongs to Oryzias melastigma strain HK-1 linkage group LG22, ASM292280v2, whole genome shotgun sequence and contains:
- the LOC112148275 gene encoding uncharacterized protein LOC112148275 isoform X2 → MARREVRLLALVSGTLLLLVPVPVRGFEQLQKGRSEPFNRTADEDDDLDYDDYTDEFSEEDQGFAVSEDGLQEAEDSNITFFDDKGEIFRGVEGAAVLEDDVLLEAEDDHDDDDADDDDDADYDSYDDETEEAKGETSESSGPFGVQQGGAVSERLDSIDGEYAVLFVDTRPRSWTGCTTAGLDGLVVACTTEGFRITFPPGLLTEVQVLGSTNTSAQQAPAPCGYRVDHLQNTLTVPFSGCQVKEDEDVYVLHLFIDTSSPAEAFDALCVESSKFLSGQFPRLSTKDPDCRKGSRSPPAKPPKCFHQSTAPAMPFRASNAKSRGSPQRSSAAPQRSLLSAAPVTPATPAPPAAPVTPATPATPAAPATPAAPVTPVTPAALVTPVAPLHCAVDVQERIPCGPPGTSASVCRGRGCCVGGSKPSCYYPLDECTADQHFVFAIRQHGAALPVEPRNLFFPGKPLCKPTIVNDGVAVFKDVGDMKIYLIEVHTAVRPLTLNYGVVTRSDPLRFLVECRFRKHGGAHRPVTGAGLMVQTTLSPPAVSGGLHAVQLRMSKDHTYSSFFSSSHQPLRLLLGRPVYLELTLQAPPHPDVVMLLDYCLAYPRSATNAMVLLYERCSDPDDPTVSILRVEDFLDRRHQRRLVVDAFRSMTLKTDAYLDEEIHFMCSTDVCDPKDRTCEERCFDAEMNLKARKRVNERSSSLKETFPPVGNK
- the LOC112148275 gene encoding uncharacterized protein LOC112148275 isoform X3, with the translated sequence MARREVRLLALVSGTLLLLVPVPVRGFEQLQKGRSEPFNRTADEDDDLDYDDYTDEFSEEDQGFAVSEDGLQEAEDSNITFFDDKGEIFRGVEGAAVLEDDVLLEAEDDHDDDDADDDDDADYDSYDDETEEAKGETSESSGPFGVQQGGAVSERLDSIDGEYAVLFVDTRPRSWTGCTTAGLDGLVVACTTEGFRITFPPGLLTEVQVLGSTNTSAQQAPAPCGYRVDHLQNTLTVPFSGCQVKEDEDVYVLHLFIDTSSPAEAFDALCVESSKFLSGQFPRLSTKDPDCRKGSRSPPAKPPKCFHQSTAPAMPFRASNAKSRGSPQRSSAAPQRSLLSAAPVTPATPAPPAAPVTPATPATPAAPLHCAVDVQERIPCGPPGTSASVCRGRGCCVGGSKPSCYYPLDECTADQHFVFAIRQHGAALPVEPRNLFFPGKPLCKPTIVNDGVAVFKVKFTDCGAHSYDVGDMKIYLIEVHTAVRPLTLNYGVVTRSDPLRFLVECRFRKHGGAHRPVTGAGLMVQTTLSPPAVSGGLHAVQLRMSKDHTYSSFFSSSHQPLRLLLGRPVYLELTLQAPPHPDVVMLLDYCLAYPRSATNAMVLLYERCSDPDDPTVSILRVEDFLDRRHQRRLVVDAFRSMTLKTDAYLDEEIHFMCSTDVCDPKDRTCEERCFDAEMNLKARKRVNERSSSLKETFPPVGNK
- the LOC112148275 gene encoding uncharacterized protein LOC112148275 isoform X1, whose translation is MARREVRLLALVSGTLLLLVPVPVRGFEQLQKGRSEPFNRTADEDDDLDYDDYTDEFSEEDQGFAVSEDGLQEAEDSNITFFDDKGEIFRGVEGAAVLEDDVLLEAEDDHDDDDADDDDDADYDSYDDETEEAKGETSESSGPFGVQQGGAVSERLDSIDGEYAVLFVDTRPRSWTGCTTAGLDGLVVACTTEGFRITFPPGLLTEVQVLGSTNTSAQQAPAPCGYRVDHLQNTLTVPFSGCQVKEDEDVYVLHLFIDTSSPAEAFDALCVESSKFLSGQFPRLSTKDPDCRKGSRSPPAKPPKCFHQSTAPAMPFRASNAKSRGSPQRSSAAPQRSLLSAAPVTPATPAPPAAPVTPATPATPAAPATPAAPVTPVTPAALVTPVAPLHCAVDVQERIPCGPPGTSASVCRGRGCCVGGSKPSCYYPLDECTADQHFVFAIRQHGAALPVEPRNLFFPGKPLCKPTIVNDGVAVFKVKFTDCGAHSYDVGDMKIYLIEVHTAVRPLTLNYGVVTRSDPLRFLVECRFRKHGGAHRPVTGAGLMVQTTLSPPAVSGGLHAVQLRMSKDHTYSSFFSSSHQPLRLLLGRPVYLELTLQAPPHPDVVMLLDYCLAYPRSATNAMVLLYERCSDPDDPTVSILRVEDFLDRRHQRRLVVDAFRSMTLKTDAYLDEEIHFMCSTDVCDPKDRTCEERCFDAEMNLKARKRVNERSSSLKETFPPVGNK
- the dus3l gene encoding tRNA-dihydrouridine(47) synthase [NAD(P)(+)]-like is translated as MEAVELETRANETNAVSKGEAAIKPEFLTTKEKFHHFIDSELQKDHRDNSSDNEQLHEVPEPEPKKPKHDPQDEKTTAPAESKRLRGQNKSRPHTKPTTYEERRLCLSVLQNKDCSFGEKCYFLHDVAEYMRSKPADIGERCYLYDTFGKCGYGLSCRFAKAHTTPHYQTLEKAELVKANEGRTAVKNSLSKELQNSLRKRKVVFRKSEEYLKTLSKNKDQTCGKDVCATKEPDDAGGKRPASEESQSGPDERPLVKTVGPVTDADVIKLRPCEKKKVDFRDKLYLAPLTTCGNLPFRRVCKRFGADITCGEMAVCTNLLQGQQSEWALLKRHESEDLFGVQVEGCFPDTMTKCAELINQNAEVDFVDINSGCPIDLIYKKGGGCGLMTRTRKLEQIIRGMNHVLDVPLTVKIRTGVQEKSNLAHKLIPEMKSWGVSLITLHGRSREQRYTKLADWDYIGSCAELARPVPLFGNGDILSYEDAVKAKQTGVSGIMIARGALIKPWIFTEIKESRHWDISSGERLDVLKDFTNFGLEHWGSDTRGVEKTRSFLLEWLSFMCRYIPVGLLERVPQRINERPPYYLGRNHLETLMASQNVGDWVQISEMLLGPVPNNFKFLPKHKANAYK